The following DNA comes from Amycolatopsis albispora.
ACACCGGGGCCTACCGCGCGGAACGGCTGCGGATCCACGCGGACCTGGTCGAGGCGATCGCCGCCGGAGACGAGGCCGCCGTCCGCGCCGCCGTCGCCCGGCACAACTCCACCGACTGAGCCAGAAGGAGCGCCGTGTCCGCCGAATTCCGCCGGTTCCTCTACCCACCGGACTCGCCGCGCATCACCGCGCTCAAGGGCCTCGACGCCTACGAGTACCGGGAAGCGGCCAAACGGGATCCGTTCACCGGCGGCTTGATCGAGGGCTGGAAACCGTTGCAGCTCAACGAGTTCCGCGGGATCACCGAGGACGGCGCGCTACGTCCCGGCTGCCATCCGCTGACCCCCGCGCTGCCGGGTGAACAGGCGCCGGTCGCCGCGATGATCGAGGCCGCCCTCGCGCTGGAAGCCGCGCTCGACGACACCGGCCGCCGCGCCCTGAACCATCCGGTGGACGCGGTCGAATGGCAGACCTGGGCGAATCCGGAGTTCCTGCAGTTCGACACCGGTATCCGGCTGGAGTTCCAACCGGCCGGAGTACGCCAGCGGGCGCTGGAGCTGGTGCGCGCTTCACTGAGTCCCGGCGGTTTCGAGCTGGTGCACAACATGATGCTGATCAACGGCTTCCTCGGCGAGGTGGTCGGCCTGGAACGCATCCTGAACGAGTTCAGCTACAACTTCGCGCTGTACGGCAGGCCCGACCCGGTCGCGCCATGGGGCTGGCAGCTGTTCGGGCACCACTGCGCGGTCCACTGCCTGGTGGTCGAGGGCCGGATGGTGGTCAGCCCGATCTTTCTCGGCGCCGAGCCCAACGAGATCGACGAAGGGCCGCACGCGGGCGTCACCGCCTTCACCGAACGGATCCGGCTGGGCACCGACCTGATGGCCGCGCTGCCCGCCGGACAGCGCCACGCCGCGGTCACCTACCGGCGGATGGTGGACCCGGACATGCCGCCGGGGCGGGTGCATCCGGGCGACGAACGCCACCTGGCCGGTGCCTTCCAGGACAACCGGGTCATCCCGTTCGAAGGCATCCGGGTCGCCGACATGCCCGAGCAGGCCCAGCGCATCGCGCTCGACATCGTGGAGACCTTCGTCTCGCCGCTGCCCGCCGGGCCGAGGGCGGCGCGGATGCGGGAGGTCCGGTCGTGGCTCGGCGAAACCTGGTTCAGCTGGATCGGCGGGCACGAACCCGGTGACGTCTTCTACTACCGCATCCAGTCGCCGGTGATCATCGTCGAACTCGACCACCACTGCGGTGTCTTCCTCGACTACGACACGCCGAAACCGTTCCACGTGCACACCGTGCTGCGGACCCCGCACGGCAACGACTACGGCCGCGCCTACGTGCGGGACTGGCAGGCGCGCGGGCGGTGATGGGCCGAAGTTCGAGGCATGGCCCGCTCCGGTGTGGGTAAGCCGGGGTCATGGACCGACGTGCGGAGACCGGCGAAGGCGTCGCGGACGGGCCCACCGAGCTGTCCCGGCACTCGTGGTGGCAGGTGCTGCGCCGCACGGTGCGGGAGTTCAAGCAGGACAACCTGCTCGACTGGGCCGCCGCGCTGACCTACTACAGCGTGCTGTCGCTGTTCCCGGCCATCATCGTGTTCAGTGCGGTGCTGGGCCTGCTCGGCCCCGGCACGATCCAGGTGCTCGTCGACGCCGTCGGGAAGCTGGGGCCCAGTGGCGCCACGGATCTGCTGATCGGCGCCATCCGCGAGTTGCAGGGTTCGCGGGGGCTGGCCGGTCCGCTCGCCGTCATCGGCCTGGTCGCCGCGCTGTGGACCGCGTCCGGGTACGTGGGGGCGTTCATGCGCGCGGCCAACGGGATCTACGAGGTCGAGGAAGGCCGCCCGCTGTGGAAGACGCTGCCGCTGCGCGTCGGGCTGACCGCGGCGCTGGTGGTGTTGCTGGCGGTGTGCGCGGCGGCGGTGGTGGCCACCGGCGGCATCGCGGACCGCCTTGGCCGCTGGCTCGGTGTCGGCTCGGCGGGCGTGCTGGTCTGGGACATCGCCAAGTGGCCGGTGCTGGCGCTGCTGATCAGCCTGGCCTTCGCCCTGCTGTACTGGGCGGCGCCGAACGTGCGCCAGCCCGGTTTCCGCTGGCTCAGCCCCGGCGGTGTGCTGGCGGTGGTGCTGTGGCTGGCCGCCTCCGGTTGCTTCGCGCTCTACGTGGCGAACTTCGGCTCCTACAACAAGACCTACGGCTCGCTGGCGGGCGTGATCGTCTTCCTGGTGTGGCTGTGGATCTCGAACATCGCGGTTTTGCTGGGCGCCGAATTCGACGCGGAACTGGCACGCGGCGCTCGCATCGAGAAGGGTGCGCGGGAAGACCAGGAACCCATCCTTCCGCCCCGAGACACCACCGCCGCGGAGGACGGGGGCTGACCGCGAGGCCGAGCGTTGGCCGGAGCGCGGCCGTCGATCCCATGGCCGGTCGCGGAGGCGCTCACCGCGGCCCGGCCGAACGGTTCCGGGCCGGGCCTGGCGATCGCGCGGCAGCTGGTCACTGACGACGGCGGCACCGTGGTGCTCGGCACCGCCGCCGGTGGGCTGGTGGAGTTGCCCCTCGGGCATGGCTGAACAGCGGCGTATCCGGCAGGTCAGGAGTCGAAGCCGAGGCCGAGGCGGTCCAGGGTGCGCAGCCACAGGTTGCGGTGCCCGTTGGCGCGGTCGGCTCGGGCGAGCGACCAGCGGGTGAGCTGGATGCCCGCGTACCGGATCGGTTCCGGCGGGAACGGCAACGGCTTGCGGCGCACCAGCTCCAGCGACGTCAGGTCCAGGTCGCGGCCGTAGAGCAGGGCCAGCTGGACGCGGGCGCCGAACCGGGTCGCGCCGACACCGAGCCCGGTGTACCCGGCGGAGTACGCCACCCGCCCGCCGTGCGCGGTGCCGAAGAACGGGCTGAACCGCGTGCAGGTGTCGATCACGCCGCCCCAGGTGTGGGTGAACCGGACCCCGCGCAGTTGCGGGAACGTCCGGAAGAAGTTCCGCGCCAGCACACCGCGGGTCCGCTGCCGGTGCTCCAGTGCGGGGGCGATGCGGTTGCCGTAGTGGTAGATCGCGTCGTAGCCACCCCACAGGATCCGGTTGTCGCCGGTGAGCCGGTAGTAGTGGAACTGGTTCCCGGCGTCGCTGATGCCCTGCCGCCGCGACCAGCCGATGCTCGCCAGCTGCTCCGCCGACAGCGGCTCGGTGATCATCGCGTGGTCGTACACCGGCGCCACGTACCAGCGCAGCCGGTTCAGCAGCGGGTTGAACGCCCCCGCGCACAACGCCACCTTCCCGGCCAGCACCGTTCCGGTGGCCGTGGTGACCCGCATCCCGGCGCCCTCCCGGTCGAGCCGGGTCACCTCGGTGGCCTCGTGGATCCGCACGCCGAGCCGCTGGCAGGCCCGCTGCAGGCCGCGCGCCAGCCTCGCCGGTTCGACCAGTGCGACACCGTCCGGGTCCGCCAGCCCGCCGAGATAGGTCGGGGAACGCACGTCGGCACGCACCTCGTCCCGGTCCAGCAGCCGCAGTTCGGTGCCGTGCCGGGCGGCGAGCGCCTGGGTCTCGGCGAGGTCGTCGAGCTGCCACGGCTGCGTGGCGACGGTCAGTTCGCCGGTACGCCGCCAGTCGCAGTCGATCTCGTGACGCCACACGGTTTCCTCGATGGCGTCGAGGTTTTCCCGGCCGAGCCGTTCCAGGGCGCCGATCTCCCCGGGGAACCGCTGGACGCCGTTGGCGATGCCGTGGGTGAGGCTGGCCGCGCAGAACCCGCCGTTGCGGCCGGACGCCGCCCAGCCGATCTGGTGGGCCTCCAGCAGCACGACGTCGATGCCCGGGTCGCGTTCCTTGGCCAGCAAGGCGGTCCACAGCCCCGCGTAGCCACCACCGACGACCACGAGGTCGCAGCGGTCGTTGCCGAGCAGCGGATCGGCCGGCGGGCGCCGCCATTCCGGCTGGTCCAGCCAGTAGGGCAGCTCACGGGCGTCACGCAGGGCGGTCTCAGCGCCGGTGGTCATCGCGCTCCCCGGCGTGGACCAGCTGTCCGTCCACATAGGTCCGTGCCACCCTCGCGGCGCCGATCTCCCCCGGCGGGCCGGTGAGCGGATTCCGGTCGAGCACCACCAGATCGGCGGGGCGGCCGACGGCGATGGTGCCGGTGTCGAGCCGCGCGGCCCTGGCCGATCCGGTGGTGTAGGCGGCGAGCGCGACGGGCAGCGGCAACGCCTGGTGCGCGCCCAGCGGTGGGGTGCCTTCGGGAGCCTGCGGGTCGATCCGGTTGACCGCCACGTGCAGTGCCGCCAGCGGATCTGGTGTGCTGACCGGCCAGTCGCTGCCCATCGCCAGCGGCGCGCCGGCACGCAGCAGAGCACCGAACGGGTACTGCCGGTCCGCGCGTTCGGCGCCGAGGAACGGGATGGTCAGCTCGTCCATCTGCGGCTCGTGCGCGGCCCACAGCGCCTGGAGATTCGCGGTCGCGCCGAGCGCGGCGAACCGCGGGATGTCGTCGGGGTGCACCAGTTGCAGGTGCGCGAGGTGGTGTGCCCGGCCCGAGGTCCCGTTCGCGGCACGTGCGGCGGCGAGCGCGTCGAGCGCGTCCCGGACGGCGCGGTCGCCGAGCGCGTGGAAGTGCACCTGGAATCCCGCCGCGTCCAGTGCGGTGACCACCGCCTTGGCCTGTGCGGCGTCGAGGAAGCTGAGCCCGTGGTTGCCGGTCGAGTGTCCACAATGGTCCAGGTAGGGCTCGAGCATGGCCGCGGTGAACGTCTCCGCGACACCGTCGAGCATCACCTTCACCGTGCCCGCGTCGTACCGGCCGCCCGCCGTTTCGTCCCGCAAGGCGGCCAGCGCGGCGACCTGGTCGGCGATGCCGTCGGCCGGGCAGTCCCGGTCCCACCACAGCGCGCCGGTCACCTTGGCCGTGAGCGTGCCGTCGCGGCAAGCTCGCAGGTACGCCTCGTGCACCGACGCGCCCGGCCCGGCCTTGACCATCGCGTCCTGCCAGCCGACCACGCCGAGCGAGTGCAGATATCGCTGCGCCTCGGCCAACGCGGCGTCGAACTCGGCCTGGGTCTCGGCCGGTACCAGCCGTTCCACCAGGCGCATGGCGCCCTCGTGCAAGGTCCCGGTCGGACGGCCGCCGGCATCACGCTCGATCCGGCCGTCCGGCGGATCCGGGGTGTCCGCGCCGATCCCGGCCAGTTCCAGGGTCCGGGTGTTCACCCAGGCCGAATGGTGGTCGCGGTTCGGCAGCAGGACGAGCCGGTCCGGCACCACGCGGTCCAGCAGTTCGGCGGCGGGGCAGCCGCCGGGGAACGCGCTCATCGACCAGCCGCCACCGAGGATCCAGCCGGTGGTGGCCGCGGCGTAGGCGCCGATCGCGGTCAGGTACTCGTCGGCGGTCTCCAGCTCGCTCAGGTCACACCGCAACCGTTCGAGCCCGCCCATCACCGGATGCGCGTGGGCGTCGACAAACCCGGGCAGCAGCAGGCGCCCCTCCAGGTCCACCACCTCGTGCGCACCAGCCCGGAACCGCGCGACCTCCGCGTCCCCGCCGACCGCCACGATCCGCCCGTCCCGCACGGCCACCGCGCTCGCCAGCGACCGCGCCGCGTCCGCGGTGAACACGAGTCCATTGTGGAATATCACCGCGTTCACGACTCGCTCCCCCGGTACACGCTCAGCTTGAGCGCGGTGCCCGACTCGCCGCCGAGCTTGATCGACTGCGTGGTCGCGGTCGCCATCGTCTGCGCCCACCGGTTGCCCGCCTGCCCGAGGAAGGGCACGAACTCCGGCGCGTCACTGCCCGCGACCATCAGGCGGAGCGCGTGCCCCGCGGGCAGCCGGTAGCCGAGATGGCCCAGGTCGATCTCGATGTCGCTGTCGTATCCCTCGGCGAGCACGGTCAGCTGTCCGCGGGCGATCCGGTGCGCCGATCCGTCCGGTGCCACGTCGAACAGCCGCGCGAACACGTCCACCTCCGGGCCGTCGGCGTGCACCCTGGTCCGCAGGGTCACCGGGCCGACGAGGTCCAGCGGTTCGGTGACCGGTTCGGCGGTGAAGGCCAGCACGTCCGGCCGGTCGCCGAGGGCCCGCTCGTCGGGGTGGAACACCAGGAACGCGAACGGGTCGGGGGCCAGCGAGGGCACGGGATCGGCCGGGTCGTGGCGCCACGCGGCTGTCTCCTCTTCCGCCCGCCGCTGCGGGGCCAGCGTGCCGCCGTCGCCCTGGCCCCGCGCCGCCGCCGCGCCGCCCGGGTACAGCGTCAGCGTGGTGGTTCCCTCGGGCGGCCAGGTCTCGCTGGTCCGGTACTCGGGTGAGCTGTTCGCCAGCTGCCAGCGCACGCGCGGGATGTCGGCGGGTTTCCCGTTGCCCCGCAGGAAGATGTCGAAGAACTCGAGGACCGGATCGAGGTAGCGCGGCAGGGTCTCGCCGCGCTCCTCCGGCGTGGGCCGGGCGCCGCCGTTCCGCCACGGCCGCTCGAAGTGCGAGTTGAACTCGTGGTCGATCGCCTCGATGATCAGGTACTCGTTGAGCGCCCAGTGGGGCCGTCGCTGGAGCTGCTCGTGGTCCGCCCACTGCCACGGCGCGCAGTTGTCCCACCAGCCGATGGTCATCAGCACCGGGATCGCGGGGCCGTCGAACGGGCTGCCGTTGCGGAACCGGCGCAGCCGCACCGGGTTCGGGTACCACAGGTCGTAGGCCGCCGACCGGCTGCCTGCCTGCTCGAAGTACTTCTCCACGGTCTCGTGGTACGGCAGGGCGGCCCAGTCCATCTCCCACAGCATCATGTCCCGCTCGTGGAACATGGTCAGCGGATACAGCCGGTGCACGGCCATCTCCACCTCCCTGGTGTGCGTGCCGGGAATGGGTTCGGCGAGTTCACCGAGCCGCGTGCCGGTGACGCGGGGCGAGATCGCGCGCAGCGCCGGGTGCCTCGCGGACACCGCCGCCCACTGGGTGAAGCCGTAGTACGAATCCCCCCACATGCCGACCACACCGTCGGACCACGGCTGCTTGACGATCCAGTCGATGGTGTCGTAGCCGTCCTCGGCCTCGTTGACGAAGAGCAGCCGTTCGCCCTCCGAGCGGAACTTGCCGCGCACGTCCTGCACGACCACCCGGTACCCGTGCCGGGTGAAGTACCCGGCGACCGCGGGCTGCCCGGTGTAGAGGCCGTTCTTGTCGTACGGCAGCCGGACCAGGATCACCGGACCCGGCGTCACCTCGCCGCCGGGCAGGTAGACGTCGGTGGCCAGCCGGACACCGTCCCGCATCGGCACCATGACCTCGGTGGCGAGCGGACTGCGCGGGCCAGGCCCGATTCGTTCGATGTGCATGTTCGTCAGTCCAATGCGAAGAAGCGGATGCGGACCTCGTCGATGGCCTCGGCGCGCGCCATGCCGACAAAAACCGTGGTGTTCAGCCAGGCGTGCGCGGGCGCGTCGGTTTTGAAGACCGGGAAGGTCCGGTAGTAGTACTCGGCCTCGCTGACCTCCGCCCCGGCGCGGATGCGTTGCTCCACCTCGTTCTCGGCGCGGTACCAGCCCCGGTTGTGGATGTCGATGGTGCCGCCGTCGTCGGCGCGCAGCAGGTACCGCGCGTCGAGTTCGGTGCTTTCGCCCTTGCCGCGGGTGGTGGACCAGTCGCCACCGTAGGGCAGCACCTCGCCGGTCAGCCGGGGGCCTTCGACCACACCGCCGGTGATCGGCGTGAACATCACTTCCTCCTCCGGGGCGCGGCCGACCCAGAGCGGTTCGGCGATCTTGACGCGGGCCTCGAAGGCGAAGCGCAGGGTGGGTTCGATCAACGGCATGGAAGCTCCTTCAGGGTGGGACGCCAGCCGGGCCGCGGTACGGACTCCAGCAGGCGGCGGGTGCGGGTATCCGCGGGATGGTCGAAAACCGTGGTGGCGCGGCCCTGTTCCACGACCTTTCCGTGGTGCATGACCACCACGTCGTCCGCCAGCTGCCGCACCACCCCGAGGTCGTGGGAAATGAACAGCAGCGCGACGCCGGTGTGCTCACGGGCGTCCATCAGCACGTTCAGGATCTGCGCCTGGATGGACACGTCGAGCGCGGCCACGGCCTCGTCCAGGATCAGCAGCCGGGGCCGGGTGGCCAGCGCGCGGGCGATCGCCACGCGCTGCCGCTGGCCACCGGAAAGCTGCTTCGGCCGCAGCCGCGCGTGGTCCTCGGCCAGCCCGACCAGGTCGAGCAGCTCACGGACCCGGCAGGCGCGCTGCCCGGCGGTCAGGTCGAAGTGCAGGCGCAGGCTCTCCTCCAGGCAGGACCGCACGCGCTGCCGGGGATCGAGCGAGAGGTACGGGTCCTGGAAGACCATCTGCACCACCGTCGCGCGGCGTCGCCGTTCCGAAGTGGACAGACGGCCGGTGGGCCACGGCGCGCCGTCGACCTCGACCTCACCCGCGGTCGCCCGTTCCAGCCCGGCGACGATCCGGGCGCACGTGGACTTCCCGGAGCCCGATTCGCCGACCACGGCGAGGCAACGGCCCGCTTCGACCGTGAAGCCGACGTCGTCCACCGCGACCAGCTCACCGTGCCGCCCGCGTACCGGGTACACCTTGCGCAGCCCGCGGACCGCCAGGATCGGCGCGGTCATACCGGCACCTCCGTGTGCTCACCGGCGTGGTGGCAGGCCACGACGCTGTCGTGCACCGGCCGATCCGCCGGATCCTCCCGCGCGCACCGATCGGTCGCGCGCGGACAACGCGGCTGGAACGCGCAGCCCGCCTCCGCCTCCCAGGCCGCGGCCGGCCGCCCCGGCACGGTGGCCAGGCGCTCCCCCGGCCGGGCGATCGCGGGCCGGGCGGCCAGCAGCGCCCGCGTGTACGGGTGGGTGGCGTCCCGGTGCAGTGCGCCGGTCGGCGCGGTCTCCACGATCCGGCCCGCGTACATCACCGCCGTGCGGTCGCACACCGCGGCCGCCAGGTCCAGGTCGTGGGTGATGAACAACAGCGCCAGGTCCCGCTGCCGCCGCTGCTCGTCCAGGATCGCCATCACCTCCTCCTGCGTGGTCACGTCGAGCGCGGTGGTCGGCTCGTCGGCGAGGATCAGCTTCGGCTCGATCGCCAGCGCGGCCGCGATCATCACCCGCTGCAGCAATCCGCCGGACAGTTCGTACGGGTACTGGCGCAGCCGGCGTTCCGCGTCCGGGATCCGCACGTCGGTGAGCAGCCGCCGGGCCACGCGGCGAGCATCGCGGCGGGTCGCGCCCCTGGTCAGCACCAGGCCCTCGCACAGGAAGTCCCCGACCGTCCTGATCGGATTGATGTGCGCGCGGGGGTCCTGGAAGATCATCGCGAGGCCCGTGCTGCGCAGCTTCCGCAGCCCGGCCGGGCCCAGCCCGGTGACCGGCACGCCGTCGAAGGTGACGATGCCACCGGTCTCCGCGTTCTCCGGCAGCAGGCGGATGATCGAGCGCGCGGTCATCGACTTCCCCGATCCCGACTCACCGACCAGGCCGAACGCCTCACCTGCCCGGATGCCGAAGCTCACCCCGCGCAGGATCGGCCGCGCCCCGGCCCGGGTCCGCAGCGCCACCCGCAGCTCGTCGACCTGCAACAACGGATCGGTCATGCCGTCTCACCCACTTCGTAGTGGGCCGCGAGCCGCTCACCGACGAGGTTCACCGCCACCACCGCGATCACGATCACGATCGCCGCGTACAGCGACTGCTCGGGGTGGCCGTCGAGAATGGCGCCCTTGCCGTTCGCGACCATCACGCCCCAGTTGGACTCGGGCGGCTGCACGCCGAGCCCGAGGAACGAGATCGCGGCCAGGTCGAGCATCGCGTACCCGAATCCGACCGTGCACTGCACCAGCAGCAGCGGCGCCAGGTTCGGCAGCAGGTGCCGGACGCAGATCGCCGTGCCGGACAGGCCCTGCAACCGCAATGCCTCCACGTACGGCAGCTTGCGTTCACGCATCGCCGCCGCGCGCATCACCCGCGCGGTGATCGGCACGAACGCCACCGACAGCGCGACCACCGGTGCGACGAACCCGCTGCCGAACAACGCGGCCGCGATGATCGCCAGCACCAGCCCGGGAAACGCGAACAGCACGTCCAGCACGCGCGCGACCACCGCGTCCAGCACCCCGCCCCGCCAGGCCGCCAGCACCCCGATCGCGGTGCCCGCGCTCGCCGACAGCGCCGTCACCAGCAACGGGCCGAGCAGGCTGAGCCGCGCCCCGTCGAGCAGCCGGGACAGCAGGTCCCGCCCGGT
Coding sequences within:
- a CDS encoding ABC transporter ATP-binding protein, which codes for MTAPILAVRGLRKVYPVRGRHGELVAVDDVGFTVEAGRCLAVVGESGSGKSTCARIVAGLERATAGEVEVDGAPWPTGRLSTSERRRRATVVQMVFQDPYLSLDPRQRVRSCLEESLRLHFDLTAGQRACRVRELLDLVGLAEDHARLRPKQLSGGQRQRVAIARALATRPRLLILDEAVAALDVSIQAQILNVLMDAREHTGVALLFISHDLGVVRQLADDVVVMHHGKVVEQGRATTVFDHPADTRTRRLLESVPRPGWRPTLKELPCR
- a CDS encoding DUF3237 domain-containing protein; the protein is MPLIEPTLRFAFEARVKIAEPLWVGRAPEEEVMFTPITGGVVEGPRLTGEVLPYGGDWSTTRGKGESTELDARYLLRADDGGTIDIHNRGWYRAENEVEQRIRAGAEVSEAEYYYRTFPVFKTDAPAHAWLNTTVFVGMARAEAIDEVRIRFFALD
- a CDS encoding NAD(P)/FAD-dependent oxidoreductase yields the protein MTTGAETALRDARELPYWLDQPEWRRPPADPLLGNDRCDLVVVGGGYAGLWTALLAKERDPGIDVVLLEAHQIGWAASGRNGGFCAASLTHGIANGVQRFPGEIGALERLGRENLDAIEETVWRHEIDCDWRRTGELTVATQPWQLDDLAETQALAARHGTELRLLDRDEVRADVRSPTYLGGLADPDGVALVEPARLARGLQRACQRLGVRIHEATEVTRLDREGAGMRVTTATGTVLAGKVALCAGAFNPLLNRLRWYVAPVYDHAMITEPLSAEQLASIGWSRRQGISDAGNQFHYYRLTGDNRILWGGYDAIYHYGNRIAPALEHRQRTRGVLARNFFRTFPQLRGVRFTHTWGGVIDTCTRFSPFFGTAHGGRVAYSAGYTGLGVGATRFGARVQLALLYGRDLDLTSLELVRRKPLPFPPEPIRYAGIQLTRWSLARADRANGHRNLWLRTLDRLGLGFDS
- a CDS encoding ABC transporter ATP-binding protein: MTDPLLQVDELRVALRTRAGARPILRGVSFGIRAGEAFGLVGESGSGKSMTARSIIRLLPENAETGGIVTFDGVPVTGLGPAGLRKLRSTGLAMIFQDPRAHINPIRTVGDFLCEGLVLTRGATRRDARRVARRLLTDVRIPDAERRLRQYPYELSGGLLQRVMIAAALAIEPKLILADEPTTALDVTTQEEVMAILDEQRRQRDLALLFITHDLDLAAAVCDRTAVMYAGRIVETAPTGALHRDATHPYTRALLAARPAIARPGERLATVPGRPAAAWEAEAGCAFQPRCPRATDRCAREDPADRPVHDSVVACHHAGEHTEVPV
- a CDS encoding CocE/NonD family hydrolase; the encoded protein is MHIERIGPGPRSPLATEVMVPMRDGVRLATDVYLPGGEVTPGPVILVRLPYDKNGLYTGQPAVAGYFTRHGYRVVVQDVRGKFRSEGERLLFVNEAEDGYDTIDWIVKQPWSDGVVGMWGDSYYGFTQWAAVSARHPALRAISPRVTGTRLGELAEPIPGTHTREVEMAVHRLYPLTMFHERDMMLWEMDWAALPYHETVEKYFEQAGSRSAAYDLWYPNPVRLRRFRNGSPFDGPAIPVLMTIGWWDNCAPWQWADHEQLQRRPHWALNEYLIIEAIDHEFNSHFERPWRNGGARPTPEERGETLPRYLDPVLEFFDIFLRGNGKPADIPRVRWQLANSSPEYRTSETWPPEGTTTLTLYPGGAAAARGQGDGGTLAPQRRAEEETAAWRHDPADPVPSLAPDPFAFLVFHPDERALGDRPDVLAFTAEPVTEPLDLVGPVTLRTRVHADGPEVDVFARLFDVAPDGSAHRIARGQLTVLAEGYDSDIEIDLGHLGYRLPAGHALRLMVAGSDAPEFVPFLGQAGNRWAQTMATATTQSIKLGGESGTALKLSVYRGSES
- a CDS encoding ABC transporter permease, whose protein sequence is MSAPSIGHVVARGRSGSTRWLAVLGPAGAVAAVVCAVLALAALLAPWLMPHDPYAVDAAAVFAGPSAEHPLGTDDTGRDLLSRLLDGARLSLLGPLLVTALSASAGTAIGVLAAWRGGVLDAVVARVLDVLFAFPGLVLAIIAAALFGSGFVAPVVALSVAFVPITARVMRAAAMRERKLPYVEALRLQGLSGTAICVRHLLPNLAPLLLVQCTVGFGYAMLDLAAISFLGLGVQPPESNWGVMVANGKGAILDGHPEQSLYAAIVIVIAVVAVNLVGERLAAHYEVGETA
- a CDS encoding amidohydrolase — translated: MNAVIFHNGLVFTADAARSLASAVAVRDGRIVAVGGDAEVARFRAGAHEVVDLEGRLLLPGFVDAHAHPVMGGLERLRCDLSELETADEYLTAIGAYAAATTGWILGGGWSMSAFPGGCPAAELLDRVVPDRLVLLPNRDHHSAWVNTRTLELAGIGADTPDPPDGRIERDAGGRPTGTLHEGAMRLVERLVPAETQAEFDAALAEAQRYLHSLGVVGWQDAMVKAGPGASVHEAYLRACRDGTLTAKVTGALWWDRDCPADGIADQVAALAALRDETAGGRYDAGTVKVMLDGVAETFTAAMLEPYLDHCGHSTGNHGLSFLDAAQAKAVVTALDAAGFQVHFHALGDRAVRDALDALAAARAANGTSGRAHHLAHLQLVHPDDIPRFAALGATANLQALWAAHEPQMDELTIPFLGAERADRQYPFGALLRAGAPLAMGSDWPVSTPDPLAALHVAVNRIDPQAPEGTPPLGAHQALPLPVALAAYTTGSARAARLDTGTIAVGRPADLVVLDRNPLTGPPGEIGAARVARTYVDGQLVHAGERDDHRR
- a CDS encoding DUF3500 domain-containing protein: MSAEFRRFLYPPDSPRITALKGLDAYEYREAAKRDPFTGGLIEGWKPLQLNEFRGITEDGALRPGCHPLTPALPGEQAPVAAMIEAALALEAALDDTGRRALNHPVDAVEWQTWANPEFLQFDTGIRLEFQPAGVRQRALELVRASLSPGGFELVHNMMLINGFLGEVVGLERILNEFSYNFALYGRPDPVAPWGWQLFGHHCAVHCLVVEGRMVVSPIFLGAEPNEIDEGPHAGVTAFTERIRLGTDLMAALPAGQRHAAVTYRRMVDPDMPPGRVHPGDERHLAGAFQDNRVIPFEGIRVADMPEQAQRIALDIVETFVSPLPAGPRAARMREVRSWLGETWFSWIGGHEPGDVFYYRIQSPVIIVELDHHCGVFLDYDTPKPFHVHTVLRTPHGNDYGRAYVRDWQARGR
- a CDS encoding YihY/virulence factor BrkB family protein codes for the protein MDRRAETGEGVADGPTELSRHSWWQVLRRTVREFKQDNLLDWAAALTYYSVLSLFPAIIVFSAVLGLLGPGTIQVLVDAVGKLGPSGATDLLIGAIRELQGSRGLAGPLAVIGLVAALWTASGYVGAFMRAANGIYEVEEGRPLWKTLPLRVGLTAALVVLLAVCAAAVVATGGIADRLGRWLGVGSAGVLVWDIAKWPVLALLISLAFALLYWAAPNVRQPGFRWLSPGGVLAVVLWLAASGCFALYVANFGSYNKTYGSLAGVIVFLVWLWISNIAVLLGAEFDAELARGARIEKGAREDQEPILPPRDTTAAEDGG